One Cucurbita pepo subsp. pepo cultivar mu-cu-16 chromosome LG20, ASM280686v2, whole genome shotgun sequence genomic window carries:
- the LOC111783066 gene encoding ras-related protein RABA5a-like codes for MEEKTEEEKTEDYLFKIVLVGDSAVGKSNLLARFARDEFYPNSKSTIGVEFQTQKMEINGKEIKAQIWDTAGQERFRAVTSAYYRGAVGALLVYDISRRQTFDSIGRWLNELHTHSDMNVVTILVGNKSDLKDARDVSTSEGKSLAEAQGLFFIETSALDSSNVTNAFQTVVKEIYNILSRKVMISQELNKQDVSWMEDGKTTVVIQGEEEQVVEEPKQGGGCC; via the exons ATGGAGGAGAAAACTGAGGAGGAAAAAACTGAGGATTATCTTTTCAAGATTGTTTTAGTTGGTGATTCAGCCGTGGGAAAATCGAATCTACTCGCTAGATTTGCTAGAGATGAATTTTACCCTAATTCAAAATCAACTATTGGAGTGGAGTTCCAAACCCAAAAGATGGaaataaatggaaaggaaaTCAAAGCTCAAATATGGGATACAGCTGGTCAAGAGCGATTTAGGGCTGTTACATCTGCATATTATAGAGGAGCTGTTGGAGCACTCCTGGTATACGACATTAGTAGGCGCCAGACCTTTGACAGCATTGGGAGATGGCTGAATGAACTTCACA CTCATTCTGACATGAACGTAGTAACCATACTGGTTGGCAACAAGTCTGATCTGAAGGATGCTAGAGATGTATCTACATCTGAAGGCAAGTCTTTGGCAGAAGCTCAGGGTCTGTTCTTTATTGAAACCTCGGCCCTCGATTCCTCGAACGTGACGAACGCGTTTCAGACGGTTGTGAAAGAGATCTACAACATATTGAGCCGAAAAGTTATGATATCTCAAGAACTTAACAAGCAGGATGTTAGCTGGATGGAGGACGGAAAGACGACTGTAGTTATACAGGGAGAGGAGGAGCAAGTAGTTGAAGAGCCGAAACAAGGTGGTGGGTGCTGCTGA